The Thalassotalea sp. LPB0316 nucleotide sequence GCCACGCTTTACGCTCCCATCAAAAGCTTTTTTGAATATGTAGATAATGCTCCCCTTACTAGACGGTAGTCATTATATGTCCTTAATTTACTTGATAATTACGCTTTGACAACTGGAGTCAATATTAAGTTAATAAACCTCATATTGAATGCATATAAGTGTATAAATTCAACTGCCAGATTCAATCGTAATTTATCAAATCTGACAGTCTATTAACTAACACTATAGAGCAACTTAAAAACTATATTGCGTTGCTTTACTCAACAACTGTTTCGCGCTGACTTTGTCTATCACACAGTCGAGCATATCGGCCTTATTGAAAATAATCACTTTATCCAACACCCGGTTATTAACTTGTTCACCACCGCGTTTTACGACTAAGCTGATTTTTTCATCTTTAGGCAAAGCTTTTAAACTATTGCCATATGCGCATAGTGTTTCGGCAAATTGCTGATGTAAGGCGGCATTGTATTGCATGCGTTTTTTTTGCTGCTCTTGTTTTTGGGCCTGCCTAGCTTGGGCTTGTTTTTTGTTTTTCTCAGCTAAAACTTCGCGTTGCTCAAGTAGCGCTTTTTGCTCTTTCTCTAAAGCTTTGATTTCGGCTTTAAGCTCCTTTAACGCAGCTTTATCCTCGGCGATACGCTTTTCTTGATACTTTTTCTCACGAAGATCACGCTCAACATCTCTTAATTCAAAGGTAACATCGCGTTGCTGCTCTCGTAATTGGCGAGATTCTTCACGCACTTGTGCCATCGTTTCGATCGCTTTTTCATACTCATGACCTGTTGCTTCCATGGTCCGAATGATGATTTCTTCTACGTCATCATCGATAACTATATCGTGTTCAATCATAGGCGCAACAGGTGCTGGTGGTACCGAAATAAAGGCAAAGTCATCACCCTGCCAGTGAGAAAAATGGCCACCCGTTTGCAGAGTAAAAACAATTCCTTGATCTTTTAAATACAAGCTATCAACGCGCCCTACTTGCGCTCCCGAGGGGCCTGCAACTTCATTAAGAGAGGTTTTAAAAATACCGTTCATAATGTTGAGCTGTTTGTGCATATCGCTCATATCGACTTGCGCAATGCTAGTACTGCTAAACGCTAGCGTGATGAATAAGGGTATAAATTTTTTCATTATCTTCTCCTAAACACTATAAACTTGAATCAAACAGGCTGGTATTTTGATATTTCACCGCTTGTTGTAGTTGTTTTAACTGAATGTTTTGTCGGCTTTGTTGCTCGGCCATTTGATCGGTAAAATGCAAGAACACATCACTTATGTCTTCTTTTCGCTCTTTTCTCGCACTATCAAGCAAGTAGCTAGCAAGTTTGAGATTACTTTGGCTTTGCTGTTCATTGAGTTGCATCACTAATTGAGCAAGCTTTAATTCGCTATCTTGTTCATATTGCTTAATCGCTTGTGCAATTGCAGCGTCAAGCTCTACCTGCGTTATGGCTTCTTGGTCTGTTTGCCCAAATGCTATCGTGAAGCCATTATCAGAGTGTTGAAACTGCACATTAAATAACACCAAACAAACGGCCAGCACTGAGCAAGTCATCGACAACCAAGGAAGAAATGACCCGCTAGAGCCCTTGGTTGTGGTGGTTTTGTCAAAAAGTGACTGTCGATCCCAGTTGGGCACATCTAGACTGTTCATTTTAGGTGCTAGATTCAACAGAGCGTCAGCTGTTTCCTCACGTGCTTGGCTGTACTGTAAATCACTTTGCTCACATTCAAGTACTTGACTCATTTTCTCATGTTGATCAGATTTCATAATCGACCTCTAACGTTATTTTGAGTTTGTCGAGTGCGCTATAGGCTCTCGACTTAACGGTATTTGTTGAAATGCCAAGTTGTTGGGCGATCTCTTCGAAGGTAAAGTGCTGAAAAAACTTCATTTCAATCACCAGCTTTTGATTAACCGGCAACAACTGCATCGCTTGATAGAGTTGTTGTGCTTGTTGATCGTCATACATCACTTGCACTGAGCAATGGCCATCGTCACGCTCATCTAACGATGGTGTTTCATCAAGTGATAAGGTTGGCTTTTTACGCCGATAAAATTCGATACAACGATAATGCGCAATTTTAAACAACCAGCCTTTAAACGGGCTTTCACCTCGAAAGCTCGCCAAGTTACGGTAAACAGCGATAAAAATATCTTGCATCAAATCAAGTGCATCATCTTGATTGCTCACCATGCGCAAGGCGTAGTGATAAATTGGCTTTTGATAGCGAGTAACGAGTTTGTCCCACGCCGATTGCTTACCTTTTAGCGCTTGTGTAATTAGTGAGTTATCGCTTCGCTCAAACACCAGAGCTCCCGTTTTTATTGCTTTAGTTATCAAGTAGAGGCAAAGGAGAAAAAAGTTTGAAAAATATTTAAATTATTTTTAGGCCAGACAACTAGCAACGACCTCACCAAACTTTAAATAGGTAGAAGTTCGCAATGAAGTGTCACGCCATAACATGCCAATATCGCGATACATATCATCAGGTAACGGTTTGATCGTCAGCCCTTGTAAAGTACCAACACCTTGATCAACGGCCATTTTAGGTAAAAAGGTAAAACCTTGGTGAAAAGCTGTCATTTCAACTAGTGTCGCCAAACTAGAAGAAGAAAATTTATGAATTCGACTTTGATCACCTAAGCGACACGCTGAAAGCGCATGCTCGGTTAAACAGTGCTCTTTGCTCAACAAAAATACACTGGCCTCTGGCACCTGCTGATAATCTTGGGTCTCTAAGAATCGGTCAACTAGACGCTGTTCTCCCGCAATATAAAAAGGATCTTGTCCTAACACTTTAGTGCGAAAGTTATGGCCAGTAACAGGCAAAGCAAGCAGCGCAATATCTATCGAACCATCAGCTAATTTCAGTAATAAGTTTTCGGTAGTGTCTTCGATGAGAAATAATTCCAAATTAGGTAATTCAACCTGGCAGGCCTTGCTCACACTACTCAAAAGGTATGGTGCAACGGTGGGAATACAACCAATGGTTACTGAACCACAGCCAATTTTGCCCTGATATTGAGCAAACTGTTTTAGCTCGGTTGCCTGAACAATCAATTGCTTTGCCTGACGAACAACTTCTTCACCGGTTACGGTAAAACTAAAGGTCTTATGATCTCGCTCTAATAACTGACAGTTTAGCTGCTCTTCGAGCTTCAATATGGCACTACTGAGTGTTGATTGACTGATAAAACACGCACTAGCAGCGCGGTGAAAGTGCTGGTGTTGGTGCAGTGCCACTAAATAAGACAAATGCTTTAAGCTGGGTAACTCCATAATCTATTAAACCTATCAATAATTAACTTTTAATTCATTATAGAGTAATACTATAAATAACAATATATTAGAATAAAAAGTATTATCAGAATAAACACATTATTGCGATAAAACAGTTGATAGAGCTAGGGAGTATTCAGTATATTGGGTCGACATTTACCCATTAAGAAGTAAGGTAGTAACAATGGTAAGAGCATCAGCAAGACACATTCTAGTTGACACCGAGGCACAATGCCTTGAACTAAAAAGCGCGATAGAGAGCGGAGAGGACTTTGCTGAAGTTGCAAAGCAACATTCGCTTTGCCCATCTAAGATGCAAGGTGGCGCATTAGGCTCTTTTGGCAAAGGCCAAATGGTAAAAGAATTTGAAGATGTTGTTTTTAGTGCGCCTTTAAACACGGTTCAAGGGCCGGTAAAAACACAGTTTGGTTATCATTTAATCGAAGTAACCGCGCGAAGCGAATAGCTTCTTTGGAGCAAACGCAATAAAAAAGCCAATCTAAAGATTGGCTTTTTTATTAAAACTTTCTAGGTTTATAGATTACGCAAAGTACGCGTTTAACGCCCAGAAGAAGATAATCGACATACCGGCACCTGCTGGCAACGTGATTACCCATGAAATCACGATATTACGGACAACACCTAGGTTGATTGCAGCGATACCGCGCGCCATACCTACACCTAATACCGCACCAACTAATGTTTGTGTTGTTGAAATAGGTAAACCAGTACCTGATGCAATAACAACCGTACACGCTGCAGCTAGTTCAGCGGCGAAACCACGGCTAGGCGTTAAGTGAGTGATACCTTTACCGATTGTCGCCATTACGCGGTGACCGAATAATGCAAGACCAGCAACAATACCTAAACCACCTAGTGGTAAAATCCACCATGCTAATGCTGTTTTCTTGGCAATTTCACCATTGTTAGATACGATACCTTCAACCGCAGCTAATGGGCCAATCGCGTTTGCTACATCGTTAGAACCGTGAGCAAATGCCATACAACATGCTGTAACAACCATTAATACCGCGAATACTTTTTCAACATTCGCATAGTGGTGTTTCTTCTCAGCCGATTCGTCAAACTTAATGCGAGCGATGAACACTTTACCAGCTATCGCTACAAGTAAGGCAACACCAACGGCCCACATGTAACCTTCCATTGTGCCCAGCTCTAAACCGATGTGCTTTAAACCTTTCTTAATCGTTACCAGTGATAAAACAAAACCCGCCATAAACATGTACACGGGTACGTAACGACGCGCTTGCTTGTATGGGTTGTCTGTATCAAAAATTAACTTTTGTGCACTGTTAAAGATTAAGTAAGCAATAACACCTGAAATAAGCGGTGTAACAATCCAGCTACCAACGATACCACCAACTTTACCCCACGCTACGGTATCTGTACTCACACCAATTGCCGCGAAGCCGATAATCGCACCAACAATCGAGTGCGTAGTTGATACCGGCCAGCCTAACGCAGAGGCAATCAATAACCAAGTTGCAGCGGCAAATAGCGCGGCAATCATACCAAAGACAAGTTGCTCAGGAATATCAACAAAATAACTTGCATCGATAATACCTTTGCGAATGGTTGAAGTAACCTCACCACCTGCTAGGTATGCACCGGCAAATTCGAAGATCATCGCTATGATAATAGCTTGTTTAATGGTTAACGCTTTAGAGCCAACCGATGTCCCCATAGCATTTGCTACGTCATTGGCACCAATACCCCAAGCCATAAAAAAGCCAACGAGGGCTGCTAGGATGATGAGCGTGTCACCGTAATTTACTAAAATTTCCATCGATTAACCTATTTTCTAGCCAACATGATTTCAAGACGAGCACCAACGCGCTCAGCTTGATCGGCAAGTTCACCAACCCACTCGATGATCTGGTATAAAAACATTACATCAACTGGATTTAACTCGTTTTCTAATGCTAATAAATCAGCACGTAATTCAATTTGCATTGTGTCCGTGTCATCTTCAATAACATCAAGTTGTTGGATCATGTTGTTGACGATATCAACCTCACGACCTTTAAAACCTGTTTCTAACAAGTCATCTAACTCGTTAATCGCATCCGCTGCCTTTTCAGTCGCATCTAAACAACGACTTAAGTATGTATTAAATTTTGCTTTTAGTTCTGCTGGTACATCTAATTTACGACCAAGAACGCGACCGGCAATATCTTTTGCTTTATTCGCAATCTTGTCTTGCTCAGTTAATAAAGCAAGTAAATCAGCACGATCTACTGGCATAAATAAGCCACCAGGTAAGTCCACGCGAATTTGGCGTTTTATTGTATCGGCTTCTTTTTCTAATTTAGAAATTTGAGCACGCTCTTTTTCTGCTAATTCCCAGTTTTGTTCTTCTGCTGCCGCAAAAAATGGAACTAACCTACGACCCGCTTTTGTTGCCACACGAATGTGCTTTTCTAGCGGTTTTATTGGTGATTTTGCAAATACACCTAGGATTGAATTTCCAGACATAAAGTTTCCTATAGACAAATGTCTTCGTTTTACTTCGGCGCGGATATTACCTGATCTGAGCACTGTTGCAAGCCTAAATCGTATAAAACCGCATTAAGATCACATTTTACTGATTACTTTTTAACCTAACAACTAAAGCACCATAGTAGTAAAATTGCAACAGCATATTTACTACTACAGTGTTAAGTAAAAATATCAAATAATTGATGTGATTAGAGTTGTGACATGTCGTCAGCATTGGTGTGACGTACCACTTTGCCTTTTACGAAGTAGATAATGTATTCGCAAATATTTTGGCAACGGTCGCCAATGCGCTCAATTGAACGCGCAGCCCACATTGCTGTCATCACTGATGGAATTGATCGCGGATCTTCCATCATGTACGTCATTAACTGACGCATTAAGGCATCGTAGTTACGGTCGATATTTTTATCGGCTTTGTGAGATTTAATTGCCGCTTCTACATCCATACGGGTGAAGGCATCTAATGTGTCTTGCAGCAATGAAAGTACACTTCGGCCAAGATTATCTAAACTCATTAACAAGTCTTGTTGTTTGCTATCAAAGCTTTCTAACGCTACTTGAGCAATCTTTTCCGCTTCATCGCCAATGCGCTCTAAATCTGCAATCGTTTTGATCACCGCCATTATTAAGCGCAAATCACCGGCCGCAGGCTGACGCTTAGCAATAATGCGCGTACATTCATCATCAATACTCACTTCTAGGTTATTGATTTTATAATCGCTTGATAACACTTTTTGTGCGAGTTCACGGTCATTTTCGTAGACTGCTTTTAATGAATCACCAAGTTGCTTTTCAACTAAGCCACCCATGTGCATAACATGGTTGATGACATTTTCTAAATCTTCATTAAATTGACCTGAAATATGGCGGCCAATATTTAAATTATCCATAGGTACCATCTTATTAACTCCTATTAACCGTAACGACCAGTGATGTAATCTTCGGTTTTCTTTTTCGACGGTGTTGTAAATAGCGTGTTGGTATCGCTGTATTCAATTAAATCGCCCATATACATAAAGGCAGTTTGGTCTGAAACACGTGCTGCTTGTTGCATGTTATGCGTAACGATAACAACGGTAAATTCTTTCTTAAGATCGTTGATCAGCTCTTCAATTGTTAACGTTGAGATTGGATCAAGTGCCGATGTTGGTTCATCAAGTAATAAAACTTCAGGCTGAATCGCAATAGCACGCGCGATAACAAGACGTTGTTGCTGACCGCCTGATAAACCTAATGCACTATCGTGCAAACGGTCTTTTACCTCATTCCACAAAGCTGCACTGCGCAATGAACGCTCACACGCTTCGTCTAACACACGACGGTTGTTTTCACCCATAATACGCAAACCGTAAACCACATTTTCATAAATGCTCTTTGGAAATGGGTTTGGTCGCTGGAATACCATACCAACTTTACGGCGTAACATCGCAACATCAACATGTTTATTATAGATGTTCTCACCGTGTAGGTTAATTTCACCTTCTATACGACACGTATCAACCAAGTCATTCATGCGGTTAATACAACGTAAAAGCGTTGATTTACCACAACCACTAGGCCCGATAAATGCTGTTACTTGTCCTTTAGGGATCGCCATAGAAATATTGTTAAGCGCTTGCTTCTCACCGTAGTAAAGATTCAAGTTCTTAATGTCTAAGGCCTTTTGCTCTTGAGATAAATTATTAAGGTCTAATTTATCTTGTTCGCTTGAAATTAAATCTGGGTTTACTGTAATCATAATTACTCTTTCTTTTTGCGCTCAGGCATTACCTGAGCTATGCAATTAAATTGTTTGTCACTAGTGCTTAGCTGTTACGCTCTACGGTATTAGTGCTCTAGTGCGCGGTATTTTTCTCTTAAACGGTTGCGAATCGAAACCGCTGTCATATTTAGTGCTACGATAATCGTTACCAGTAGCAACGCCGTTGCGTAAACTAATGGACGCGCAGCTTCGACGTTTGGACTTTGGAAACCAACATCGTAAATGTGGAAACCTAAGTGCATGAACTTTCTATCCAAATGCAAGAATGGGAAGTTGCCATCTAGTGGTAATGTCGGTGCCATTTTTACTACACCCACAAGCATTAATGGTGCTACTTCGCCGGCTGCACGAGCAATCGCTAAAATGATACCTGTCATAATCGCAGGGCTAGCGATTGGTAAAATAATTCGCCATAGCGTTTCCGCTTTAGTTGCACCTAAAGCTAGTGAGCCGTGACGCATTGACGCAGGAATACGCGCTAAACCTTCTTCTGTCGATACAATAACCACAGGTAAGGTAAGGATTGCTAAGGTAATCGCCGACCATAAAACGCCTGGTGTACCAAATGTTGGGCTTGGCAGTGTTTCTGGGTAGAACAACTGATCTAAGCTACCACCTACCATGTAAACAAAGAAACCTAAGCCAAATACACCGTAAACAATTGAAGGTACACCCGCTAAGTTAATGACCGCAATGCGAAGTAATTTAGTTAAAGCATTTTTACCCGCGTATTCGTGTAAGTAAATCGCGGCAATCACACCAAACGGTGACACAATAACCGTCATCAACAATACCATTA carries:
- the pstB gene encoding phosphate ABC transporter ATP-binding protein PstB, which gives rise to MITVNPDLISSEQDKLDLNNLSQEQKALDIKNLNLYYGEKQALNNISMAIPKGQVTAFIGPSGCGKSTLLRCINRMNDLVDTCRIEGEINLHGENIYNKHVDVAMLRRKVGMVFQRPNPFPKSIYENVVYGLRIMGENNRRVLDEACERSLRSAALWNEVKDRLHDSALGLSGGQQQRLVIARAIAIQPEVLLLDEPTSALDPISTLTIEELINDLKKEFTVVIVTHNMQQAARVSDQTAFMYMGDLIEYSDTNTLFTTPSKKKTEDYITGRYG
- a CDS encoding TIGR00153 family protein; the encoded protein is MSGNSILGVFAKSPIKPLEKHIRVATKAGRRLVPFFAAAEEQNWELAEKERAQISKLEKEADTIKRQIRVDLPGGLFMPVDRADLLALLTEQDKIANKAKDIAGRVLGRKLDVPAELKAKFNTYLSRCLDATEKAADAINELDDLLETGFKGREVDIVNNMIQQLDVIEDDTDTMQIELRADLLALENELNPVDVMFLYQIIEWVGELADQAERVGARLEIMLARK
- a CDS encoding RNA polymerase sigma factor — protein: MFERSDNSLITQALKGKQSAWDKLVTRYQKPIYHYALRMVSNQDDALDLMQDIFIAVYRNLASFRGESPFKGWLFKIAHYRCIEFYRRKKPTLSLDETPSLDERDDGHCSVQVMYDDQQAQQLYQAMQLLPVNQKLVIEMKFFQHFTFEEIAQQLGISTNTVKSRAYSALDKLKITLEVDYEI
- a CDS encoding hydrogen peroxide-inducible genes activator, whose protein sequence is MELPSLKHLSYLVALHQHQHFHRAASACFISQSTLSSAILKLEEQLNCQLLERDHKTFSFTVTGEEVVRQAKQLIVQATELKQFAQYQGKIGCGSVTIGCIPTVAPYLLSSVSKACQVELPNLELFLIEDTTENLLLKLADGSIDIALLALPVTGHNFRTKVLGQDPFYIAGEQRLVDRFLETQDYQQVPEASVFLLSKEHCLTEHALSACRLGDQSRIHKFSSSSLATLVEMTAFHQGFTFLPKMAVDQGVGTLQGLTIKPLPDDMYRDIGMLWRDTSLRTSTYLKFGEVVASCLA
- a CDS encoding inorganic phosphate transporter — protein: MEILVNYGDTLIILAALVGFFMAWGIGANDVANAMGTSVGSKALTIKQAIIIAMIFEFAGAYLAGGEVTSTIRKGIIDASYFVDIPEQLVFGMIAALFAAATWLLIASALGWPVSTTHSIVGAIIGFAAIGVSTDTVAWGKVGGIVGSWIVTPLISGVIAYLIFNSAQKLIFDTDNPYKQARRYVPVYMFMAGFVLSLVTIKKGLKHIGLELGTMEGYMWAVGVALLVAIAGKVFIARIKFDESAEKKHHYANVEKVFAVLMVVTACCMAFAHGSNDVANAIGPLAAVEGIVSNNGEIAKKTALAWWILPLGGLGIVAGLALFGHRVMATIGKGITHLTPSRGFAAELAAACTVVIASGTGLPISTTQTLVGAVLGVGMARGIAAINLGVVRNIVISWVITLPAGAGMSIIFFWALNAYFA
- a CDS encoding peptidylprolyl isomerase, which encodes MVRASARHILVDTEAQCLELKSAIESGEDFAEVAKQHSLCPSKMQGGALGSFGKGQMVKEFEDVVFSAPLNTVQGPVKTQFGYHLIEVTARSE
- the phoU gene encoding phosphate signaling complex protein PhoU, whose amino-acid sequence is MDNLNIGRHISGQFNEDLENVINHVMHMGGLVEKQLGDSLKAVYENDRELAQKVLSSDYKINNLEVSIDDECTRIIAKRQPAAGDLRLIMAVIKTIADLERIGDEAEKIAQVALESFDSKQQDLLMSLDNLGRSVLSLLQDTLDAFTRMDVEAAIKSHKADKNIDRNYDALMRQLMTYMMEDPRSIPSVMTAMWAARSIERIGDRCQNICEYIIYFVKGKVVRHTNADDMSQL